One window of Roseisolibacter agri genomic DNA carries:
- a CDS encoding flagellar hook assembly protein FlgD, protein MAINGTTTAPPMGSLEPTTPGVIPSNPKGKLGKDEFLKMLVAQMQNQDPLSPMDGQQMAAQLAQFSSVEQLVTLNETMSNQAAGQSALLESLGGSLTLGALGKSVEVDSSQAVDANGNPAPPNTVLRGTVDGVRFTPEGPVLTMGQYEFPFGAVLSIKS, encoded by the coding sequence ATGGCCATCAACGGCACGACGACCGCGCCCCCGATGGGCTCCCTGGAGCCCACCACGCCCGGCGTGATCCCGAGCAACCCGAAGGGAAAGCTCGGCAAGGACGAGTTCCTGAAGATGCTGGTCGCGCAGATGCAGAACCAGGATCCGCTCTCGCCCATGGACGGGCAGCAGATGGCCGCGCAGCTGGCGCAGTTCTCGAGCGTCGAGCAGCTCGTGACGCTGAACGAGACGATGTCGAACCAGGCCGCGGGCCAGAGCGCGCTGCTCGAGTCGCTCGGCGGCAGCCTCACGCTCGGCGCGCTCGGCAAGTCGGTGGAAGTGGACTCGTCGCAGGCCGTCGACGCGAATGGCAACCCGGCGCCGCCGAACACGGTGCTGCGCGGCACGGTCGACGGCGTGCGCTTCACGCCCGAGGGCCCGGTGCTGACGATGGGCCAGTACGAGTTCCCGTTCGGCGCGGTTCTGTCGATCAAGTCGTGA
- a CDS encoding flagellar hook protein FlgE, translating to MLRSLFAGVSGLRNHQVRMDVIGNNIANVNTVAFKAGRVTFKEGFAQLLAGASRPPGDQGGINPIQVGLGMQIGSIDQLYTQGNIETTGQSTDLAIQGDSLFVVRKGNQSYYTRSGNFQLDADGKLVSPTNGFVVQGRMYDNGQLEDGIQDIKLPFGQKVSAKPTTEMTMGGNLNAAAPTFVGDFDDAGRADPQNAKAWTETTLGVFDSQGTKWDVKIQYWKTGPNTWNWQMDPMVSAASVDYVVDGNYPLPTDAASGLPDGYEIQEANIEVTSPSGVPYKNPDDYTINADGEIEFEASIPAGSQVKIHYHMNPTDPEAGANTGTFTFDSAGTIIPPADMPSIDFAVPGALPVQVKLQVGSGVNGLTQFATASTAVLRDQNGYTAGQLQNFSIDRTGLITGFFTNGTTTPLGQIVLADFNNPSGLLRVGDNMYQESANSGGAVLGFALEGSQSQMTSGALEMSNVDLAQEFTNMIIAQRGFQANSKVVTTSDEMLQELMGLKR from the coding sequence ATGCTTCGCTCCCTCTTTGCTGGCGTCTCGGGCCTGCGCAATCACCAGGTCCGTATGGATGTTATCGGCAACAACATCGCGAACGTTAACACGGTCGCGTTCAAGGCCGGCCGCGTGACCTTCAAGGAGGGCTTCGCGCAGCTGCTCGCCGGCGCCAGCCGTCCGCCTGGAGACCAGGGCGGCATCAACCCGATCCAGGTCGGCCTCGGCATGCAGATCGGGTCCATCGACCAGCTCTACACGCAGGGCAACATCGAGACGACGGGCCAGAGCACGGACCTCGCGATCCAGGGCGACTCGCTGTTCGTGGTGCGCAAGGGGAACCAGAGCTACTACACGCGCTCGGGCAACTTCCAGCTCGACGCCGACGGCAAGCTGGTGTCGCCGACCAACGGCTTCGTGGTGCAGGGCCGCATGTACGACAACGGCCAGCTCGAGGACGGCATCCAGGACATCAAGCTGCCGTTCGGCCAGAAGGTCTCGGCCAAGCCGACGACCGAGATGACGATGGGCGGCAACCTGAACGCCGCCGCGCCCACGTTCGTCGGCGACTTCGACGACGCTGGCCGCGCCGACCCGCAGAACGCGAAGGCGTGGACCGAGACGACGCTCGGCGTGTTCGACTCGCAGGGCACGAAGTGGGACGTCAAGATCCAGTACTGGAAGACGGGCCCGAACACGTGGAACTGGCAGATGGACCCGATGGTCAGCGCCGCCTCGGTGGACTACGTCGTCGACGGCAACTACCCGCTGCCGACCGACGCGGCGAGCGGCCTCCCGGACGGCTACGAGATCCAGGAGGCGAACATCGAGGTCACGAGCCCCTCGGGCGTGCCGTACAAGAACCCCGACGACTACACGATCAACGCCGATGGCGAGATCGAGTTCGAGGCGTCGATCCCGGCCGGCTCGCAGGTGAAGATCCACTACCACATGAACCCGACGGACCCGGAGGCGGGCGCCAACACCGGCACCTTCACCTTCGACTCGGCCGGCACGATCATCCCGCCCGCCGACATGCCGTCGATCGACTTCGCGGTGCCGGGCGCGCTGCCGGTGCAGGTGAAGCTGCAGGTCGGCTCGGGCGTCAACGGCCTGACGCAGTTCGCGACCGCCAGCACCGCGGTGCTCCGCGACCAGAACGGCTACACCGCCGGCCAGCTGCAGAACTTCTCGATCGACCGCACGGGCCTCATCACCGGCTTCTTCACGAACGGCACGACGACGCCGCTCGGCCAGATCGTGCTCGCCGACTTCAACAACCCGTCGGGCCTCCTGCGCGTCGGCGACAACATGTACCAGGAGTCGGCCAACTCGGGCGGCGCGGTGCTCGGCTTCGCGCTCGAGGGGAGCCAATCGCAGATGACCTCCGGCGCGCTCGAGATGTCGAACGTCGACCTGGCGCAGGAGTTCACGAACATGATCATCGCCCAGCGCGGCTTCCAGGCGAACTCCAAGGTCGTGACGACCTCGGACGAGATGCTGCAGGAGCTGATGGGGCTGAAGCGGTAA
- a CDS encoding flagellar basal body-associated FliL family protein, translated as MAASPESEVPAADEASPAKGASKLTLILAVVGGIAAGAAAGAFAVGPLVAQKLVPHAAAAAAAADSAKLAEGEAEHGEEGAEGAAAKPVHTIDNLVLNPAQSGGQRFLLLTIAFELKDAATLEAMKSRDAELRDVVLQSVGAKSVEYLADMAQRDSLKSELKTVAGKLFPDKKGVIRRIYFPQFVIQ; from the coding sequence ATGGCTGCCTCTCCCGAGTCCGAAGTGCCCGCCGCCGACGAGGCGTCGCCGGCCAAGGGCGCCTCCAAGCTGACGCTGATCCTCGCCGTCGTCGGCGGCATCGCCGCCGGCGCGGCCGCCGGCGCGTTCGCGGTCGGCCCGCTGGTCGCGCAGAAGCTCGTGCCGCACGCGGCGGCCGCCGCGGCCGCCGCCGACTCGGCGAAGCTGGCCGAGGGCGAGGCGGAGCATGGCGAGGAGGGAGCCGAGGGCGCCGCGGCCAAGCCGGTGCACACGATCGACAACCTCGTGCTCAACCCCGCGCAGTCGGGCGGCCAGCGCTTCCTGCTGCTGACGATCGCGTTCGAGCTGAAGGACGCCGCGACGCTGGAGGCGATGAAGTCGCGCGACGCCGAGCTGCGCGACGTGGTGCTGCAGTCCGTCGGCGCGAAGTCGGTGGAGTACCTCGCCGACATGGCGCAGCGCGACTCGCTGAAGAGCGAGCTGAAGACGGTCGCCGGGAAGCTGTTCCCGGACAAGAAGGGCGTCATCCGCCGGATCTACTTCCCGCAGTTCGTCATCCAGTAG
- a CDS encoding flagellar motor switch protein FliM encodes MSSDMLSQFDIDRLLGGAGAALPSAGNTFGGGAQSGAVTLEQEMSVYDFRRPHRVSKERLRTLEAMYERLCKSLEAWLVSRARGHVELRLQSVEQFSFGEFALSLPTPCATYIFDVKGSGGVQGVIDVGHEFAYFLIDRLFGGGGTPSIPGRALSPVERLAVRTVGERTAQLLEEIWFDHVPLELNVTGFESSPEILQIANREDPVLVANIEVVAGQASSLLLICLPFAVLEKFFQSSGQRRVGGVAGTEREQKEARLRTERALRATPVTVAARLPQFQMSLRDLSNLAPGQVLATGIPRDAELSVMIGGRERCKGAAGRVGRRLAVRLLDQIAPPAALDEDNGG; translated from the coding sequence ATGTCCTCCGACATGCTCTCGCAGTTCGACATCGACCGCCTGCTCGGCGGCGCCGGCGCGGCGCTGCCGTCGGCCGGCAACACGTTCGGCGGCGGCGCGCAGTCCGGCGCGGTGACGCTCGAGCAGGAGATGTCGGTCTACGACTTCCGCCGGCCGCACCGCGTCTCCAAGGAGCGCCTGCGCACGCTGGAGGCGATGTACGAGCGCCTGTGCAAGTCGCTCGAGGCGTGGCTCGTGTCGCGCGCGCGCGGCCACGTCGAGCTGCGCCTGCAGAGCGTCGAGCAGTTCTCGTTCGGCGAGTTCGCGCTCTCGCTCCCGACGCCCTGCGCCACGTACATCTTCGACGTGAAGGGCAGCGGCGGCGTGCAGGGCGTGATCGACGTCGGCCACGAGTTCGCCTACTTCCTCATCGACCGCCTGTTCGGCGGCGGCGGCACGCCGAGCATCCCGGGGCGCGCGCTGTCGCCGGTGGAGCGCCTGGCCGTGCGCACGGTCGGCGAGCGCACCGCGCAGCTGCTCGAGGAGATCTGGTTCGACCACGTCCCGCTCGAGCTGAACGTCACCGGCTTCGAGTCGAGCCCCGAGATCCTGCAGATCGCCAACCGCGAGGATCCGGTCCTCGTGGCGAACATCGAGGTCGTCGCCGGCCAGGCCAGCTCGCTGCTGCTGATCTGCCTCCCGTTCGCGGTGCTCGAGAAGTTCTTCCAGTCCAGCGGCCAGCGCCGCGTGGGCGGCGTCGCGGGCACGGAGCGCGAGCAGAAGGAGGCGCGCCTGCGCACCGAGCGCGCGCTGCGCGCCACGCCGGTGACGGTCGCCGCGCGCCTGCCGCAGTTCCAGATGTCGCTGCGCGACCTGAGCAACCTCGCGCCGGGCCAGGTGCTCGCCACCGGCATCCCGCGCGACGCGGAGCTGAGCGTGATGATCGGCGGCCGCGAGCGGTGCAAGGGCGCCGCCGGCCGCGTGGGTCGCCGCCTCGCCGTCCGCCTGCTCGACCAGATCGCGCCGCCCGCCGCACTCGACGAGGACAACGGCGGCTGA
- the fliN gene encoding flagellar motor switch protein FliN yields MNPAEIDALVASVQAAKASGQPIPQVASDEPNPADYGMGADFSDANAAFAGSEVPLGMLLDLSLPVSIELGRTSMTVQEILRLGRGAVIQLDRLAGEPIDVYVGDRKFAEGEVVVLGEHFGVRIVRIFAAAPQPQAA; encoded by the coding sequence ATGAATCCCGCCGAAATCGACGCCCTAGTCGCCAGCGTGCAGGCCGCGAAGGCCAGCGGCCAGCCGATCCCACAGGTCGCGTCCGACGAGCCCAATCCCGCCGACTACGGCATGGGCGCGGACTTCTCCGACGCCAACGCCGCGTTCGCGGGCTCGGAAGTGCCGCTCGGCATGCTGCTCGACCTGTCGCTCCCGGTCTCGATCGAGCTGGGGCGCACGAGCATGACCGTGCAGGAGATCCTGCGCCTCGGGCGCGGCGCGGTGATCCAGCTCGACCGCCTCGCGGGCGAGCCGATCGACGTCTACGTCGGCGACCGCAAGTTCGCCGAGGGCGAGGTGGTGGTGCTGGGCGAGCACTTCGGCGTGCGCATCGTGCGCATCTTCGCCGCCGCGCCGCAGCCGCAGGCCGCCTGA
- the fliP gene encoding flagellar type III secretion system pore protein FliP (The bacterial flagellar biogenesis protein FliP forms a type III secretion system (T3SS)-type pore required for flagellar assembly.), giving the protein MSLSATLGVFVALGAVLTLLLVALRVLKRFAPNAGSGRGRLPMEVVQRLPLGPKQSIAVVRVGDRVLAVAVGEGGMQPLAEIEGDDRAAVLAASVAPTPFASSPVALRGVATAMAMVQHPELKALPGAAWLARRLAPAPDATTDVATTDAAVTQPLPEAAVETPAAAQVPAAPAADAFRAVLGMAMSGSTRLAALLLTAGALTLAAPRAQAQAPTDSQPPAVTAITTPAVQAPAAPATPALATQAPAAAQSAPSAAPQTAAAQAATVQAALRQAALRRSAAARVGAGTTPRGNTAAPAGGFAAAPPSTTAPANAVGTVDTLVARLAPTMDVRMGGKGEGLRLSGTVGVVVMMGLLTLLPTLVLMMTGFTRILVVLHFLKQAMGTQTAPPNHLIGALALLLTGFVMAPTMTEVNRVALQPWMEGRIEQAEMMSRGAAPLREFMLRQTRERDLQTFVEMSKPATPPASVDEIPLVVVMSAFVTSELRTAFQLGFALFLPFIVIDIVVSSVLMSMGMMMLPPAMIALPFKLLLFVLVDGWTLVIQSLVQSFK; this is encoded by the coding sequence ATGAGCCTCAGCGCCACCCTCGGCGTCTTCGTCGCCCTCGGCGCCGTGCTGACGCTGCTCCTCGTCGCGCTGCGCGTGCTGAAGCGCTTCGCGCCGAACGCGGGCAGCGGGCGCGGCAGGCTGCCGATGGAGGTGGTGCAGCGGCTGCCGCTCGGCCCCAAGCAGAGCATCGCGGTGGTGCGCGTGGGCGACCGCGTGCTGGCCGTCGCGGTGGGCGAGGGCGGCATGCAGCCGCTCGCCGAGATCGAGGGCGACGACCGCGCGGCGGTGCTGGCGGCGTCGGTCGCGCCGACGCCGTTCGCGAGCTCGCCGGTCGCGCTGCGCGGCGTCGCGACGGCGATGGCGATGGTGCAGCATCCGGAGCTGAAGGCGCTGCCGGGCGCCGCGTGGCTCGCGCGCCGGCTGGCGCCCGCGCCCGACGCGACGACGGACGTGGCGACGACGGACGCCGCGGTGACGCAGCCGCTGCCCGAGGCGGCGGTCGAGACGCCCGCCGCGGCGCAGGTCCCCGCGGCACCCGCGGCCGATGCGTTCCGCGCGGTGCTCGGGATGGCGATGAGTGGCTCGACGCGCCTCGCGGCGCTGCTGCTGACGGCGGGCGCGCTGACGCTGGCCGCGCCGCGCGCGCAGGCGCAGGCGCCGACGGACTCGCAGCCGCCCGCGGTCACGGCGATCACGACGCCCGCGGTGCAGGCTCCCGCCGCACCGGCGACGCCCGCGCTCGCGACGCAGGCGCCCGCTGCCGCACAGAGCGCGCCGAGCGCCGCGCCGCAGACGGCCGCCGCGCAGGCCGCGACGGTGCAGGCCGCGCTGCGTCAGGCCGCGCTGCGTCGCTCGGCCGCGGCGCGCGTGGGCGCGGGCACCACGCCGCGTGGCAACACCGCGGCGCCCGCCGGGGGCTTCGCGGCGGCGCCGCCGAGCACCACGGCGCCCGCGAACGCGGTCGGCACGGTGGACACGCTCGTCGCGCGCCTCGCGCCGACGATGGACGTGCGCATGGGCGGCAAGGGCGAGGGGCTGCGCCTGAGCGGCACGGTGGGCGTCGTCGTGATGATGGGGCTCCTCACGCTCCTGCCGACGCTCGTGCTGATGATGACCGGGTTCACGCGCATCCTGGTCGTGCTGCACTTCCTGAAGCAGGCGATGGGCACGCAGACGGCGCCGCCGAACCACCTGATCGGCGCGCTGGCGCTGCTGCTCACGGGCTTCGTGATGGCGCCGACGATGACGGAGGTGAACCGCGTCGCGCTGCAGCCCTGGATGGAGGGGCGCATCGAGCAGGCGGAGATGATGAGCCGCGGCGCGGCGCCGCTGCGCGAGTTCATGCTGCGCCAGACGCGCGAGCGCGACCTGCAGACGTTCGTCGAGATGAGCAAGCCGGCCACGCCGCCCGCCTCGGTGGACGAGATCCCGCTGGTAGTGGTGATGTCGGCGTTCGTGACGAGCGAGCTGCGCACGGCGTTCCAGCTCGGCTTCGCGCTCTTCCTGCCGTTCATCGTGATCGACATCGTCGTCAGCTCGGTGCTGATGAGCATGGGCATGATGATGCTGCCCCCGGCGATGATCGCGCTGCCGTTCAAGCTGCTGCTCTTCGTCCTCGTGGACGGCTGGACGCTGGTGATCCAGTCGCTGGTGCAGAGCTTCAAGTAG
- a CDS encoding efflux RND transporter permease subunit, translating into MNFTALFIRRPVMTTLVMLGILVFGTMAYTRLAVSDLPNVDYPTITVSASLPGASPETMAAAVATPLEKQFTTIAGVDNMVSTSSLGATSITIQFSLKRSVDAAAQDVQSAISKTMRDLPPGIVAPSLQKTNPSDEPVLYFNLRSQTLPLSTLDEYGQTVLAQRISTISGVAQVMVYGSQKYAARIQLDPRALAARGIGLDEAAQAVAQGNANVPTGVLWGPNRAYTLRADGQLQNAAQFGELVVAYRNGAPVRIRDVGRVKDDVQSNRAAAWYNGTRSITLAIQKQPGTNTVAVAQAVKALLPTLRAQLPASVEIDTFFDRSAGIEESVQDVKFTLVLTIVLVVLVIFLFLRNVSATVIPSLALPMSLVGTFAVMWLLDFSLDNLSLMALTLAVGFVVDDAIVMLENIVRHVELGKTPMQAALDGAEEIGFTIISMTVSLTAVFIPLLFMSGIVGRLFHEFAVTIGIAILMSGFVSLTLTPMLCARFLKPGGHDAQARHNAVFDAFERGYEAVLGAYTRSLAWAMKHRRTVMVGSAATLVGTAVLFQAVPKGLFPTEDTGMLRLSTETAQGTSFESMVAHQKQVAEMARNEPGVAVALSNVGTGSGNSTGLPNQGRLTMRLTPRDTRGSVQEIAKSLGEKLTHIPGITAYMQIPPAINIGARPSKAPYQFTLQGADLPALYAAAQQMESAMKGMPALTSVSTDLQVKNPQASLAIDRDRAARLGVSVEQIEQALYYAYGSRQVSTIYTPNNQYWVIMELLPEFQTDLSALDLLHVRSRSGTLVPLASVTSRSETIGPQLVNHTGQVPSVTVSFDVRPGFALGDATAQVSAAARDIPDGIVTGFSGAAQVFQDTQRGLGLLFVVAIFVIYVVLGILYESFVHPLTILSGIPFAAFGAFLALLLTGTELTVYAWVGVILLVGLVKKNAIMMIDFAQELEKREGRRAFDAIVEACQVRFRPIMMTTMAALVGTMPIALGHGAGAESRRPLGIAVVGGLAFSQLITLYVTPVVYTYLDELVARLRRGRTGSGEGAAVAPAPSTPVAPPATQPVAASVMASAPHPSR; encoded by the coding sequence ATGAACTTCACGGCGCTCTTCATCCGCCGCCCGGTGATGACGACGCTCGTCATGCTGGGCATCCTCGTCTTCGGCACGATGGCGTACACGCGGCTGGCGGTCAGCGACCTGCCGAACGTCGACTATCCGACGATCACGGTCAGCGCGAGCCTGCCGGGCGCCAGCCCCGAGACGATGGCCGCGGCCGTCGCGACGCCGCTCGAGAAGCAGTTCACGACGATCGCCGGCGTCGACAACATGGTGAGCACCAGCTCCCTGGGCGCGACGTCGATCACGATCCAGTTCTCGCTCAAGCGCAGCGTGGACGCCGCCGCGCAGGACGTGCAGTCGGCGATCTCGAAGACGATGCGCGACCTGCCGCCGGGCATCGTCGCGCCGTCGCTGCAGAAGACCAACCCGTCGGACGAGCCGGTCCTCTACTTCAACCTGCGCTCGCAGACGCTGCCGCTCTCCACGCTGGACGAGTACGGGCAGACGGTGCTGGCGCAGCGCATCTCGACGATCAGCGGCGTCGCGCAGGTGATGGTGTACGGCTCGCAGAAGTACGCGGCGCGCATCCAGCTGGACCCGCGGGCGCTGGCGGCGCGCGGCATCGGGCTGGACGAGGCCGCGCAGGCGGTGGCGCAGGGGAACGCGAACGTTCCCACGGGCGTGCTCTGGGGCCCGAACCGCGCCTACACGCTGCGCGCCGACGGCCAGCTGCAGAACGCCGCGCAGTTCGGCGAGCTGGTGGTGGCGTACCGCAACGGCGCGCCGGTGCGCATCCGCGACGTCGGGCGCGTGAAGGACGACGTGCAGAGCAACCGCGCCGCCGCGTGGTACAACGGCACGCGCTCGATCACGCTGGCGATCCAGAAGCAGCCGGGCACGAACACGGTCGCGGTGGCGCAGGCGGTGAAGGCGCTGCTGCCGACGCTGCGCGCCCAGCTTCCCGCCTCGGTCGAGATCGACACCTTCTTCGACCGCTCGGCCGGCATCGAGGAGTCGGTGCAGGACGTGAAGTTCACGCTGGTGCTGACGATCGTCCTCGTCGTCCTGGTGATCTTCCTCTTCCTGCGCAACGTCTCGGCGACGGTGATCCCCAGCCTCGCGCTGCCGATGTCGCTCGTCGGCACGTTCGCGGTCATGTGGCTGCTGGACTTCAGCCTCGACAACCTGTCGCTCATGGCGCTCACGCTGGCCGTCGGCTTCGTGGTGGACGACGCGATCGTGATGCTCGAGAACATCGTGCGCCACGTCGAGCTGGGGAAGACGCCGATGCAGGCCGCGCTGGACGGCGCCGAGGAGATCGGGTTCACGATCATCTCGATGACCGTGTCGCTGACGGCCGTCTTCATCCCGCTGCTGTTCATGAGCGGGATCGTGGGGCGGCTGTTCCACGAGTTCGCGGTCACGATCGGCATCGCGATCCTGATGTCGGGCTTCGTGTCGCTGACGCTGACGCCGATGCTGTGCGCGCGCTTCCTGAAGCCGGGCGGGCACGACGCGCAGGCGCGCCACAACGCGGTGTTCGACGCCTTCGAGCGCGGCTACGAGGCGGTCCTCGGCGCCTACACGCGGTCGCTGGCGTGGGCCATGAAGCACCGCCGCACGGTGATGGTCGGCTCGGCGGCGACGCTCGTGGGGACGGCGGTGCTCTTCCAGGCGGTGCCGAAGGGGCTCTTCCCGACGGAGGACACGGGGATGCTGCGCCTCTCCACCGAGACGGCGCAGGGCACGTCGTTCGAGTCGATGGTGGCGCACCAGAAGCAGGTGGCGGAGATGGCGCGCAACGAGCCGGGGGTCGCCGTGGCGCTGTCGAACGTCGGCACGGGCTCGGGCAACTCGACGGGCCTGCCGAACCAGGGCCGGCTGACGATGCGCCTGACGCCGCGCGACACGCGCGGGAGCGTGCAGGAGATCGCGAAGTCGCTGGGAGAGAAGCTGACGCACATCCCGGGGATCACGGCGTACATGCAGATCCCGCCGGCGATCAACATCGGCGCGCGGCCGTCAAAGGCGCCGTACCAGTTCACGCTCCAGGGCGCGGACCTGCCGGCGCTGTACGCGGCCGCGCAGCAGATGGAGAGCGCGATGAAGGGGATGCCCGCGCTCACCAGCGTCTCGACCGACCTGCAGGTGAAGAACCCGCAGGCGTCGCTGGCGATCGACCGCGACCGCGCGGCGCGCCTGGGCGTCAGCGTCGAGCAGATCGAGCAGGCGCTGTACTACGCGTACGGCTCGCGGCAGGTCTCGACGATCTACACGCCGAACAACCAGTACTGGGTCATCATGGAGCTCCTGCCGGAGTTCCAGACGGACCTCTCGGCGCTCGACCTGCTGCACGTGCGCTCGCGCAGCGGCACGCTGGTCCCGCTGGCGTCGGTGACGAGCCGCTCGGAGACGATCGGGCCGCAGCTGGTGAACCACACGGGGCAGGTGCCGTCGGTGACGGTGTCGTTCGACGTGCGCCCGGGCTTCGCGCTGGGCGACGCGACGGCGCAGGTCTCGGCCGCGGCGCGCGACATCCCGGACGGGATCGTGACGGGCTTCTCGGGCGCGGCGCAGGTGTTCCAGGACACGCAGCGCGGGCTCGGGCTGCTGTTCGTGGTCGCGATCTTCGTGATCTACGTGGTGCTCGGCATCCTGTACGAGAGCTTCGTGCACCCGCTGACGATCCTCTCGGGCATCCCGTTCGCGGCGTTCGGCGCGTTCCTGGCGCTGCTGCTGACGGGCACGGAGCTGACGGTCTATGCGTGGGTGGGCGTGATCCTGCTGGTAGGCCTCGTGAAGAAGAACGCGATCATGATGATCGACTTCGCGCAGGAGCTGGAGAAGCGCGAGGGGCGCCGCGCGTTCGACGCGATCGTGGAGGCGTGCCAGGTGCGCTTCCGCCCGATCATGATGACGACGATGGCGGCGCTGGTGGGCACGATGCCGATCGCGCTGGGCCACGGCGCCGGCGCCGAGTCGCGCCGTCCGCTGGGCATCGCGGTGGTGGGCGGGCTGGCGTTCTCGCAGCTGATCACGCTGTACGTGACGCCGGTGGTCTACACGTACCTCGACGAGCTGGTGGCGCGGCTGCGGCGCGGGCGCACGGGCAGCGGCGAGGGCGCGGCGGTCGCGCCGGCACCGTCGACGCCGGTCGCGCCGCCCGCGACGCAGCCCGTGGCGGCGTCGGTGATGGCGAGCGCGCCGCATCCGTCGCGCTGA
- a CDS encoding efflux RND transporter periplasmic adaptor subunit, which yields MTSRRIPFATGALLTIAAACSKPAPAAKPPAAVTVATAERREAPYVVVANGVVEPMRTVAVQSQVTGVLTAVHFAEGDEVRAGQPLFTIDPRPYAAALRQARAVLARDEAQAESARREAERFAALVQKDYVTRSQADQAAANAAALRAVLEADRAAVEAARLDLENASIRAPVSGKTGGLLVREGNLVRPGTGAPLVVINQIRPTLVRFSVSERDFPVVQRYASDSALHVRATPAQAGAEPVEGTLSFVDNGIDTTTGTVTLKARFDNAARSLWPGQFVQVSLQLFVQPDAVLVPGEAVMTGQEGTFVFVVDEKSKALMRPVTAGRPVGRDVLIEKGLKGGERVVVDGQARIAPGATVEVRTAPSVATRTEQPEARP from the coding sequence ATGACGTCCCGCCGCATCCCATTCGCTACTGGCGCGCTGCTCACGATCGCGGCGGCGTGCTCCAAGCCGGCGCCCGCGGCCAAGCCGCCGGCCGCGGTCACCGTGGCGACCGCCGAGCGCCGCGAGGCGCCGTACGTCGTGGTCGCCAACGGCGTCGTCGAGCCGATGCGCACCGTCGCCGTGCAGTCGCAGGTCACGGGCGTGCTGACGGCCGTGCACTTCGCCGAGGGCGACGAGGTGCGCGCGGGGCAGCCGCTGTTCACGATCGATCCGCGGCCGTACGCCGCGGCGCTGCGGCAGGCGCGCGCGGTGCTGGCGCGCGACGAGGCGCAGGCCGAGAGCGCGCGGCGCGAGGCCGAGCGCTTCGCGGCGCTGGTGCAGAAGGACTACGTGACGCGCTCGCAGGCCGACCAGGCGGCGGCCAACGCGGCCGCGCTGCGCGCCGTGCTGGAGGCCGACCGCGCGGCGGTGGAGGCGGCCCGCCTGGACCTGGAGAACGCGTCGATCCGCGCGCCCGTCTCGGGCAAGACGGGCGGGCTGCTGGTGCGCGAGGGCAACCTCGTCCGGCCCGGCACCGGCGCGCCGCTGGTCGTCATCAACCAGATCCGCCCGACGCTCGTGCGCTTCAGCGTGAGCGAGCGCGACTTCCCGGTGGTGCAGCGCTACGCGAGCGACAGCGCGCTGCACGTGCGCGCGACGCCCGCGCAGGCGGGCGCCGAGCCGGTGGAAGGGACGCTGAGCTTCGTCGACAACGGCATCGACACGACGACGGGGACGGTGACGCTGAAGGCGCGCTTCGACAACGCGGCGCGCTCCCTGTGGCCCGGGCAGTTCGTGCAGGTGAGCCTGCAGCTGTTCGTGCAGCCCGACGCGGTGCTGGTGCCCGGCGAGGCGGTGATGACGGGGCAGGAGGGGACGTTCGTGTTCGTCGTCGACGAGAAGAGCAAGGCGCTGATGCGGCCCGTCACCGCCGGCCGTCCGGTCGGGCGCGACGTGCTGATCGAGAAGGGGCTGAAGGGCGGTGAGCGCGTCGTCGTCGACGGGCAGGCGCGCATCGCGCCCGGCGCGACGGTGGAGGTGCGCACCGCGCCGTCGGTCGCGACGCGCACGGAGCAGCCGGAGGCGCGGCCATGA